A stretch of the Capsicum annuum cultivar UCD-10X-F1 chromosome 8, UCD10Xv1.1, whole genome shotgun sequence genome encodes the following:
- the LOC107856965 gene encoding uncharacterized protein LOC107856965, which produces MGSAEENCKVGSLVSGGHTLLDEIKLLKEMQDHTATSVTESPEKSRVKSPNSTLAFCEMHGNSYIRVHGIHLYPYGEIHNVQQLLPRKSLSCKLVGKRSGLSLEAFLKDHYLSGSPVVIRDSMDQWPAKNKWNGMNYLRKVAGFRTVPIEPSRVGLNLCQDGAGCRESVLRCYRREVYSISMERELAVESLCLGVIEGKSTP; this is translated from the exons ATGGGTTCTGCTGAGGAAAACTGCAAAGTAGGAAGTTTGGTCAGTGGAGGACATACTCTACTTGATGAAATAAAGTTGTTGAAGGAAATGCAGGATCATACTG CAACATCTGTCACCGAATCACCGGAGAAGTCGCGAGTGAAATCACCGAATTCGACGCTGGCGTTCTGCGAGATGCATGGGAATAGTTACATTCGGGTCCATGGAATTCACTTGTACCCATATGGAGAGATACATAAT GTGCAACAGTTGTTACCTAGGAAGTCACTGTCTTGTAAGTTAGTAGGGAAAAGGTCAGGCTTATCGTTGGAGGCATTCCTGAAAGACCATTATTTATCAGGATCCCCGGTGGTCATCAGAGATTCCATGGATCAATGGCCTGCTAAGAATAAGTGGAATGGCATGAATTACCTTAGAAAGGTTGCTGGCTTCCGTACGGTCCCCATTGAG CCATCCAGAGTTGGACTAAATTTATGTCAAGATGGAGCTGGCTGTAGAGAGTCTGTGCTTAGGTGTTATAGAAGGGAAGTCTACTCCATAAGCATGGAACGAGAGCTGGCTGTAGAGAGTCTGTGCTTAGGTGTTATAGAAGGGAAGTCTACTCCATAA